Proteins co-encoded in one Halobacteriovoraceae bacterium genomic window:
- a CDS encoding Tad domain-containing protein, with protein sequence MNLLKKIKLKRKNEKGQITIFLAFSLIIVASFLAFVINIGLFVKAKINLQNAVDAGAWSGAAVQARQLSQISYLNWELRNTFKEWMFKYYVVGQLGLLNETDVTNVADLNNNGVMNFRTQSMYTSKDGQQNSGNAAAQKNYNQFEFDPYNVPSVCLHFSGNYNICKIFSLPGVPKFGSTGLVGIDGQTQNFANVISKDKSRDCAKRTDLNFMVAMIWAFGVYNGSNSGLPSVPNVAADRMGAWPQAFELGIRMRNLEWIMNQPPKQNICYNGNTTFGGCTPVSNFDPQETSLQTPFHERTIKAFYTVGRNLDNEMKSNLIVSEIPPNVVDMSSGDNLSTFLIPNSETGSMARKKYYLNLKAMPVNYTMFYTNFVPYSGKYYAVNSDREITMDAQCAGSKMAIPIPSYILGMTKGQEVVTYYALKAKTKYVGLFFPFGRSPQGAIIQAYAAAKPFGGRIGPKLFFEEESSLKARTNPSRSANFASVFDISRPLFDATTARKTASGWDVQKIAVGEFAPGHPVPLSQDFWAEGKETVIGGIDPIGNNSKFVVPNLIYEGNSEGQTNSALTKLQPAENEASAMTRAGVDPIGLYDVDQFKAFASHARGHLQGNILNGDGIKEAIRSVRSPTNWEKLNYLIPTKHPVSEGIGVQHASLVSMNASSYQLYAPLYGEGLIYENETQLQGAVEKYIDTASNSIDSFLKAFASVAQSMRNQSSDREQKCLEDKTVNPDSCRGTYLQAANDLHNGIPDCSSIAGKFAYFLTGEGKYKVGQSDDCGIKPLSIMLREYYSQLSTGNASISAVENCNGKSPQLYYCQSYEFTTDSNGSSSSGILASKIGAEDLMTGYMPGPRSGISQDGIHPKLSQSMRRNFYSTKFIPMHTVISGSPASIDGVSVYQELFNLGQGYENQIPFRNKIPMEELSEFGKQPSDLKF encoded by the coding sequence AGGACAGATCACAATTTTTCTGGCCTTCTCTCTCATTATTGTCGCTTCATTCCTGGCGTTTGTGATCAATATCGGACTTTTTGTGAAAGCGAAAATAAATCTACAAAATGCTGTTGATGCTGGAGCATGGTCAGGGGCCGCGGTTCAGGCAAGACAACTTTCTCAAATTAGTTATCTCAATTGGGAGTTAAGAAACACATTCAAGGAATGGATGTTTAAATATTATGTTGTAGGACAGCTCGGTCTACTTAATGAGACAGATGTAACGAATGTTGCTGATCTCAATAACAATGGAGTCATGAATTTTAGAACGCAGTCTATGTATACTTCAAAGGATGGACAGCAAAATAGTGGTAATGCAGCTGCTCAGAAAAACTATAACCAATTTGAATTTGATCCTTATAACGTTCCAAGTGTTTGTCTTCATTTTTCTGGTAATTACAATATTTGCAAGATTTTCTCACTACCTGGTGTTCCTAAATTTGGTTCTACAGGACTAGTTGGAATTGATGGTCAAACACAAAACTTTGCCAATGTTATTTCAAAGGATAAGTCTAGGGACTGTGCCAAACGTACAGATTTGAATTTCATGGTGGCGATGATCTGGGCGTTTGGAGTTTACAACGGCTCAAATTCAGGACTTCCTTCTGTTCCCAATGTGGCCGCAGATCGAATGGGAGCATGGCCCCAAGCGTTTGAACTAGGCATAAGAATGAGAAATCTAGAATGGATTATGAACCAACCACCAAAGCAAAATATCTGTTACAATGGAAACACAACTTTTGGAGGTTGCACTCCTGTATCAAATTTTGATCCACAAGAAACATCTTTGCAAACACCGTTTCACGAAAGAACAATTAAGGCCTTTTATACTGTAGGAAGAAACCTAGACAATGAAATGAAGTCCAATTTGATCGTAAGTGAAATTCCTCCTAACGTTGTTGATATGTCTAGTGGCGATAATCTCTCGACCTTTTTAATTCCCAATAGCGAAACTGGATCAATGGCCAGAAAAAAGTACTACTTAAATCTTAAGGCCATGCCAGTTAATTACACTATGTTTTACACAAATTTCGTTCCATATTCCGGAAAATATTACGCAGTAAATTCAGATCGTGAAATCACAATGGATGCTCAGTGTGCTGGATCAAAAATGGCAATTCCAATACCAAGTTATATTTTAGGAATGACTAAGGGCCAGGAAGTTGTCACCTATTATGCCCTAAAGGCCAAAACTAAATACGTTGGTCTTTTTTTTCCATTTGGAAGATCTCCTCAAGGGGCCATCATTCAGGCCTACGCGGCAGCAAAACCTTTCGGAGGAAGAATTGGTCCAAAACTTTTTTTTGAAGAGGAAAGTTCACTAAAGGCCAGAACAAATCCATCTCGATCTGCTAATTTTGCTTCTGTCTTTGACATCTCACGGCCATTATTTGATGCAACAACAGCAAGAAAAACCGCCTCAGGTTGGGATGTACAAAAAATTGCAGTAGGAGAATTTGCACCAGGTCATCCGGTTCCACTTTCTCAAGATTTTTGGGCAGAGGGAAAAGAAACTGTCATCGGAGGAATTGATCCCATAGGAAATAATTCAAAATTTGTTGTTCCTAATCTCATTTATGAGGGAAATTCAGAAGGACAAACAAATTCTGCACTTACTAAACTTCAACCTGCAGAAAACGAGGCAAGTGCAATGACAAGGGCAGGAGTAGATCCTATTGGATTATATGATGTAGATCAATTTAAGGCCTTTGCTTCACATGCAAGAGGTCATTTGCAAGGAAACATCTTAAATGGCGATGGGATTAAAGAAGCTATAAGAAGTGTGAGATCTCCTACAAATTGGGAAAAGCTCAACTATTTAATTCCAACAAAACATCCAGTTTCTGAGGGGATAGGGGTGCAACATGCCTCGCTTGTATCGATGAATGCCAGTTCATACCAACTCTATGCTCCCTTATATGGAGAAGGATTAATATATGAAAATGAAACTCAATTGCAAGGTGCTGTTGAAAAATACATTGATACAGCAAGTAATAGTATAGATAGTTTCTTAAAAGCATTTGCTTCGGTAGCGCAGAGCATGCGAAATCAATCAAGTGATAGGGAACAAAAATGTCTGGAGGATAAAACAGTAAATCCGGATTCTTGTCGTGGAACATATCTTCAGGCAGCAAATGATCTTCATAATGGAATACCCGATTGTTCAAGTATTGCTGGTAAATTTGCGTATTTTTTAACTGGAGAAGGAAAATATAAGGTAGGACAATCGGACGATTGTGGGATAAAGCCTTTGTCTATAATGCTAAGAGAGTATTATTCGCAATTATCTACTGGAAATGCATCTATTTCTGCTGTAGAAAATTGCAATGGTAAATCACCTCAACTCTACTACTGCCAGTCTTATGAATTCACTACTGATAGTAATGGTTCGAGTAGTTCTGGCATACTAGCAAGTAAGATTGGTGCTGAAGACTTGATGACAGGCTATATGCCTGGCCCCAGAAGTGGAATTTCACAAGATGGAATTCATCCAAAATTAAGTCAAAGTATGAGAAGAAATTTTTATTCAACCAAATTTATTCCAATGCATACCGTTATTAGTGGCTCACCTGCTAGTATTGACGGAGTTTCGGTGTATCAGGAGTTATTTAACTTGGGGCAAGGGTACGAAAATCAAATTCCTTTTCGAAATAAGATCCCTATGGAGGAGCTTAGTGAATTTGGAAAACAACCAAGTGATTTAAAATTTTAA
- a CDS encoding histone protein: MAKTKKKVAKKATKKVAKKATKKVAKKATKKVAKKATKKVAKKATKKVAKKATKKVAKKATKKVAKKATKKVAKKATKKVAKKATKKVAKKTTKKLSKAGLKEKAKQEAIARYKKQNKQETPEELKSSEIIEHDDVIMEPVGEEGDELMEMDSLDSSGTPESSTNDSGDDYNPDDESEDDSEESSAYGWGYNETLDNPEDESDKDLDDMDEDELYAAGLDKDDDY; this comes from the coding sequence GTGGCAAAAACAAAAAAGAAAGTTGCAAAGAAAGCAACTAAGAAAGTAGCAAAGAAAGCAACTAAGAAAGTTGCAAAGAAAGCAACTAAGAAAGTTGCAAAGAAAGCAACTAAGAAAGTTGCAAAGAAAGCAACTAAGAAAGTTGCAAAGAAAGCAACTAAGAAAGTAGCAAAGAAAGCGACTAAGAAAGTAGCAAAGAAAGCGACTAAGAAAGTAGCAAAGAAAGCGACTAAGAAAGTTGCAAAGAAAGCGACTAAGAAAGTCGCAAAAAAAACGACTAAAAAATTATCCAAGGCAGGTCTCAAGGAAAAAGCTAAGCAAGAAGCTATAGCTCGGTATAAAAAACAAAATAAACAAGAAACGCCTGAAGAATTAAAAAGTTCAGAAATCATTGAGCACGATGATGTTATTATGGAACCTGTTGGTGAAGAAGGTGATGAGCTAATGGAGATGGATTCTTTAGACAGTTCAGGAACACCAGAAAGTAGCACAAATGACTCTGGCGATGACTATAATCCAGATGATGAAAGTGAAGATGATTCTGAAGAAAGTTCAGCTTATGGTTGGGGTTATAATGAAACACTTGATAATCCAGAAGATGAATCAGATAAGGACTTGGATGATATGGACGAAGATGAGCTTTATGCAGCTGGACTTGATAAAGATGATGATTATTAA
- a CDS encoding glutathione S-transferase N-terminal domain-containing protein → MNYPILSLYYFESCPFCQIVLAAIKDLSIKVELRDIRKDELHSKKLLNDTGRQTVPCLYIDNKPMFESRDIVNWLQKNQSNLEKA, encoded by the coding sequence ATGAATTACCCAATACTTTCCCTATATTATTTTGAGTCATGTCCTTTTTGCCAAATTGTTCTAGCAGCGATAAAAGATTTATCAATCAAGGTAGAGCTTAGAGATATCAGGAAAGATGAGTTACACTCAAAAAAGTTGCTTAACGACACGGGTAGACAAACAGTACCATGTCTTTACATTGATAACAAACCAATGTTTGAATCTAGAGATATTGTTAATTGGTTACAAAAAAACCAAAGTAATCTCGAAAAAGCCTAG
- a CDS encoding HD domain-containing protein — protein MEIRDPVHGSIQIQNEIIPIIRNDFFQRLRFIKQLGFSEYVFPGATHSRFIHSIGVMNIAERVFEKLFGKKNDHKDFEKLKNTLKLSCLLHDIGHAPLSHSTESVMPNVFQLNLPEVFRPKVNRQATHEDYTVKIITDSSLAISFGQIEQFYGVNRDRVADLVIGETKQDDYFSIDGINYFPILHQLVSSELDCDRMDYLLRDSYFCGVSYGNFDLDWMIDNLEVCLIEDSAYLGISERAVVTFDDFLLSRFHMFLMVYFHYRPVCMEQLLLKFFKTAPNEYKIPHDVEDYLEHDDHFLLKTLRQSKNKYAQSIVNNNIPSKIFESFNNNQLKKLEKIEEYLNAENIEYIRGSSQGRLSKYYNESHNENTTGLQVVRTLLNGKKKTYFDISKATDLFQKFSTSHAVNRLHCNMGEVTKQQQARIDELINE, from the coding sequence ATGGAAATAAGAGATCCAGTTCACGGTTCCATTCAAATTCAAAATGAAATCATCCCAATTATTCGAAATGATTTTTTCCAAAGGTTGCGTTTTATAAAGCAACTAGGTTTTTCGGAGTATGTTTTTCCAGGTGCAACTCATTCGAGGTTCATTCATTCTATTGGTGTCATGAATATTGCAGAGAGGGTATTTGAGAAGCTTTTTGGAAAGAAAAACGATCACAAAGATTTTGAGAAGTTAAAAAATACATTAAAGTTATCCTGTCTTTTGCATGATATAGGCCACGCACCATTGAGTCATTCAACTGAATCTGTTATGCCAAACGTTTTTCAACTAAATTTGCCAGAAGTTTTTAGGCCTAAAGTTAACCGTCAGGCCACGCATGAGGACTATACAGTAAAAATAATTACAGATAGTTCTCTGGCCATATCCTTTGGGCAGATCGAACAGTTTTATGGAGTTAATAGAGACAGAGTTGCTGATTTGGTGATTGGTGAAACAAAACAGGATGATTATTTTTCGATAGATGGAATTAATTATTTTCCGATATTACACCAGTTAGTTTCTAGTGAACTGGACTGTGATAGAATGGACTATTTGTTAAGAGATAGTTATTTTTGTGGTGTTAGTTATGGAAATTTTGACTTAGATTGGATGATAGATAATCTTGAAGTTTGTCTTATAGAGGACAGTGCATATTTAGGGATTTCCGAGAGGGCCGTCGTCACATTTGATGATTTTCTTCTTTCCAGGTTTCATATGTTTTTGATGGTTTACTTTCATTACAGGCCAGTGTGTATGGAGCAATTATTATTAAAATTCTTTAAAACTGCTCCCAATGAATATAAAATACCCCATGATGTAGAAGATTACCTTGAACATGATGATCATTTTTTATTGAAAACTCTACGTCAAAGTAAAAATAAATATGCTCAATCTATTGTAAATAATAATATTCCATCTAAAATTTTTGAATCTTTCAATAATAATCAATTAAAAAAACTAGAAAAGATTGAAGAATATTTGAATGCTGAAAATATTGAATACATTAGAGGATCTTCACAAGGAAGGCTTTCAAAATATTATAATGAAAGTCATAATGAAAACACGACGGGTCTTCAAGTTGTAAGAACTCTATTAAACGGAAAGAAGAAAACTTATTTTGACATTTCAAAAGCAACAGACTTATTTCAAAAGTTTAGTACTTCACATGCGGTAAATAGACTACATTGTAATATGGGAGAAGTTACAAAACAGCAACAAGCTAGGATAGATGAGTTAATAAATGAATAA
- a CDS encoding MarR family transcriptional regulator, producing the protein MSKLSSIGTLLKKIYRSYNLELLSLVEQKGFTDLRASFLEVLIYICHGDGPTIKEIGQACGLKKQTMTSHLNELEKRGYVIKKTNSTDKREQKVFLTDYGHKFKLVLDESILELEKQHLDLVGEVEFDRIEHILNNYHYKLINKQSTPNLIPNHISFPTDF; encoded by the coding sequence ATGAGCAAATTATCTTCAATCGGAACTTTACTTAAAAAAATCTACCGCTCTTATAACTTAGAGCTTCTCTCATTAGTTGAGCAAAAAGGTTTTACTGATTTAAGAGCTTCCTTTTTAGAGGTACTCATATACATTTGCCACGGCGATGGCCCGACAATTAAAGAAATTGGACAGGCCTGTGGATTAAAAAAACAAACGATGACAAGTCACCTCAATGAATTAGAAAAAAGAGGATACGTCATAAAGAAAACCAATAGCACTGACAAAAGGGAGCAAAAAGTCTTTCTTACTGACTATGGGCATAAATTTAAATTAGTACTTGATGAGAGCATTTTAGAACTCGAAAAACAGCATCTCGACTTAGTTGGTGAAGTTGAATTTGACCGAATTGAACATATTCTCAATAATTATCACTATAAATTAATTAATAAGCAATCTACTCCCAATCTCATTCCCAATCACATTTCATTTCCGACAGATTTTTAA
- the rodA gene encoding rod shape-determining protein RodA, whose product MNSSFIINLLKKYDFSFFGASFSIFVIGVLNLYSATHASASVNLSNLYKTQLIWYFVSLIIGFAISFIRPKNFFRYSYAIYGLNVFLLILVLIMGHEGMGAQRWLVVGKFRVQPSELTKIAIVLVLGRWFVKNTPERELGLKELVFPAIIAFIPTILIILEPDLGTGLLILLIFLVMAFYRKLKWRTILILGFVGLITGTLMYNFGLKDYQKRRIITFVNPDSDSKGSGYNAIQSKIAIGSGQFFGKGFKKSSQASLNYLPENHTDFIFSIYNEEHGLIGSVLLIILYISLFYRFIWLANNVPHFYNSLVSIGLMSIFFWHTFVNMSMVMGLMPIVGLPLPYMSYGGSSLLTFNLCCGIATSISNSRNLF is encoded by the coding sequence ATGAATAGTTCTTTTATTATAAACCTTTTAAAAAAATATGATTTTTCATTTTTTGGGGCATCATTTTCGATTTTTGTGATTGGTGTTTTAAATTTATATTCAGCCACACATGCTTCGGCCTCAGTTAATTTGTCAAATCTCTATAAGACTCAACTCATTTGGTATTTTGTGTCATTAATAATTGGATTTGCAATAAGTTTTATACGCCCTAAAAATTTTTTTAGATATTCATATGCAATCTATGGACTGAATGTTTTCCTTCTTATTTTGGTTTTAATTATGGGCCATGAAGGTATGGGAGCTCAGAGATGGTTAGTTGTAGGTAAGTTTAGAGTACAACCTTCAGAGTTAACAAAGATTGCAATTGTTCTTGTACTAGGAAGGTGGTTTGTTAAAAATACTCCTGAACGTGAACTAGGTTTAAAAGAACTCGTTTTTCCTGCCATTATTGCCTTTATTCCCACCATTTTAATAATTTTAGAGCCTGATTTGGGAACTGGGTTACTCATATTACTGATATTTTTAGTGATGGCCTTTTATAGAAAGTTGAAATGGAGAACAATTCTTATATTGGGCTTTGTAGGTCTCATAACAGGGACGTTGATGTATAATTTTGGACTTAAAGACTATCAAAAAAGAAGAATTATAACTTTTGTTAATCCTGATTCAGATTCAAAGGGCTCTGGGTACAATGCCATTCAGTCAAAAATAGCAATTGGTTCTGGACAGTTTTTTGGAAAAGGTTTTAAAAAATCTTCACAAGCATCCTTAAATTATTTACCAGAAAACCATACGGATTTTATTTTTTCAATTTATAATGAAGAACATGGATTAATAGGTTCTGTCTTATTGATCATACTTTATATTTCATTATTTTATCGATTTATATGGCTCGCAAATAATGTTCCTCATTTTTACAACTCTTTAGTTTCGATTGGTCTAATGAGTATATTTTTCTGGCATACTTTTGTGAATATGAGCATGGTTATGGGATTAATGCCCATTGTGGGATTACCCTTGCCATATATGAGTTATGGAGGTTCGAGTTTACTCACGTTCAATCTTTGTTGCGGTATAGCGACGTCTATTAGCAACTCTAGAAATCTATTTTAA
- the mrdA gene encoding penicillin-binding protein 2, which yields MYGDDDLVKSHKFRADLIGNLILASFAIVLARLWYLQVYQGALFYRVSIDNRLRKEIVKAPRGMVFSRNNQLIVNNIPRFDVVITPQYLQQKKVTLRKLAKILDIPYDYILKELQKKSTQASYRPVIIKKNISQKEVAIIETENSKLPGVSVTTFISRDYLDKKVGAHILGYTREISKSQLPQFRKRDNYDYKIGDYIGQNGLEEELDKLLRGEDGHQFMEVDASGRMKRVLNSNNIFKGIKNLDIRPGNNIRLTIDRDMQLAAYNALEGKVGAAVAVNIHSGEVLAMVSRPSFLPSNFSKGLTPQHWEKLRDDKGKPLLNRTVQGTYAPGSTYKAITAIAALEEGIIDLDTEVKCTGKMRLGSRPYHCWKKWGHGKVNITKAIRESCNIFFYKIGSKIDIDVLSKYARLFGLGSNTGVTLPREKTGLIPSKEWKLMQRGIEWQLGETLSCAIGQSFVSVTPLQLSLVYAAIANGGKLYRPFLVKEVFSNSGKIIEKYDKQLVREVEVSDRTLQLVKEGLYQVVNNPKGTAWWQRGVGLHMAGKTGTSEVIRHSVENKYTKCEEYDYESRHHAVFAAYVPVEDPQIAMSVVVEHGCHGSSGAAPVAREMAKVYMEKYMPKLHEKLKEEDRVVMNKFWAEWKKKKEETNKVNEEVGEDE from the coding sequence ATGTATGGAGATGACGACCTAGTTAAATCCCATAAATTTAGGGCCGATTTAATTGGAAATTTAATTTTGGCCTCTTTTGCAATTGTATTGGCCAGGCTTTGGTATTTGCAAGTTTATCAAGGAGCTCTTTTTTACCGTGTTTCAATAGATAATCGATTGCGTAAAGAAATTGTTAAGGCCCCAAGAGGAATGGTTTTTTCAAGAAATAATCAGTTGATAGTTAATAATATACCAAGATTTGATGTCGTCATTACTCCACAGTATTTACAACAAAAGAAAGTTACCTTAAGGAAGCTCGCTAAGATTTTAGACATCCCCTACGATTATATTTTAAAGGAGTTACAGAAAAAAAGTACACAAGCAAGCTATAGGCCAGTCATTATTAAGAAAAATATTTCTCAAAAAGAAGTCGCTATTATTGAAACTGAAAATTCTAAGCTACCCGGAGTAAGTGTTACAACATTTATTTCTAGAGACTATCTTGATAAAAAAGTTGGTGCTCATATTTTAGGATACACTCGTGAGATATCAAAATCTCAACTACCTCAATTTAGAAAAAGAGATAACTATGACTACAAAATTGGAGATTATATTGGTCAAAATGGCTTAGAAGAAGAGCTCGACAAATTATTAAGAGGCGAGGATGGGCATCAATTTATGGAAGTAGATGCTAGTGGTAGGATGAAGCGAGTATTAAATTCAAATAATATTTTTAAAGGAATTAAAAATCTTGATATTCGTCCAGGAAATAATATTAGATTAACAATTGATCGTGATATGCAACTAGCTGCCTATAATGCACTCGAAGGGAAAGTTGGTGCTGCAGTTGCTGTAAATATTCATTCAGGTGAAGTATTGGCCATGGTTTCTAGGCCATCCTTCTTACCTTCAAATTTTTCAAAAGGCCTAACTCCTCAACATTGGGAAAAACTTAGAGATGACAAAGGAAAACCACTTCTAAATAGAACTGTGCAAGGAACTTATGCGCCAGGATCAACTTATAAGGCCATTACTGCAATTGCAGCACTTGAAGAGGGAATTATTGATTTAGATACAGAAGTGAAGTGTACTGGAAAAATGAGACTTGGCAGTAGGCCCTATCATTGCTGGAAAAAATGGGGACATGGGAAAGTAAATATAACGAAGGCCATAAGAGAATCTTGCAATATATTCTTTTATAAAATTGGGAGCAAAATCGATATAGATGTTCTCTCAAAGTACGCAAGACTTTTTGGTTTAGGTAGCAATACTGGAGTCACATTACCAAGAGAAAAAACTGGTCTTATACCTTCCAAAGAATGGAAACTTATGCAAAGAGGTATTGAGTGGCAACTTGGTGAAACTTTATCATGTGCAATAGGGCAGTCATTTGTTTCTGTTACACCTCTACAATTGTCGCTTGTTTATGCGGCCATTGCTAATGGAGGCAAATTGTATCGCCCTTTTTTAGTGAAAGAAGTATTTTCTAATTCAGGAAAAATAATTGAAAAATATGATAAACAACTTGTTAGGGAAGTTGAAGTTTCTGATAGAACTTTACAATTAGTTAAAGAGGGCCTCTATCAAGTTGTAAATAATCCAAAAGGAACAGCTTGGTGGCAAAGAGGAGTGGGCTTACATATGGCCGGAAAAACTGGAACTTCAGAAGTCATCAGACATTCAGTTGAAAATAAATACACCAAATGTGAAGAGTATGATTATGAATCCAGGCATCATGCAGTTTTTGCGGCCTATGTACCAGTTGAAGATCCTCAGATCGCGATGAGCGTTGTTGTTGAGCATGGTTGCCATGGTAGTAGTGGAGCAGCTCCGGTAGCAAGAGAAATGGCCAAAGTTTATATGGAGAAATATATGCCTAAGCTTCATGAAAAATTAAAGGAAGAAGATAGGGTTGTAATGAATAAGTTTTGGGCCGAATGGAAAAAGAAAAAAGAAGAAACTAACAAAGTAAACGAAGAAGTTGGTGAAGATGAATAG
- the mreC gene encoding rod shape-determining protein MreC — MKIVQDESSRLKLGINIVTILISLIVVMRHNNVVKETSLYERFIIGLFAPMQSSVTMIGKKFDSVFDRYLANMNAVDENLKLKSDIASMREQLFTLDELQKENRRLKDLMQFGEDTKWERILAQVVARDSSSNFKMIRVNKGLTHGLSLQSAVITADGLVGHVYRLSDNYADILTILDQNNRVDVLNERLRVHGILEGDDDICIMKFVKRTSQVGLNDKIITSGLGNIYPKGIPVGKISHIERESYGITQYIEVKPFVNFSGLEEVVILIPKTRPGLAQEWENLGKTNLQDESK; from the coding sequence TTGAAAATCGTTCAAGATGAAAGTTCGAGGCTGAAATTAGGAATAAATATTGTAACAATATTGATTTCACTTATTGTTGTTATGCGCCATAACAATGTTGTAAAGGAAACTTCTCTCTATGAGCGTTTTATCATTGGTTTATTTGCACCAATGCAATCCAGTGTAACTATGATTGGAAAAAAATTCGATTCAGTATTTGATCGCTATTTGGCCAATATGAATGCTGTTGATGAAAATTTAAAATTAAAAAGTGATATTGCGTCAATGCGTGAGCAATTGTTTACCCTAGATGAACTCCAAAAAGAAAATAGACGATTGAAAGATTTAATGCAGTTTGGTGAAGACACCAAATGGGAGAGAATTCTTGCGCAAGTCGTGGCCAGAGATTCGTCTTCAAACTTTAAAATGATTCGAGTTAACAAAGGACTCACTCATGGGTTGAGTTTACAATCAGCTGTCATAACAGCTGATGGTCTTGTGGGCCATGTGTATAGGTTATCAGACAATTATGCAGATATTCTCACAATTCTTGATCAAAATAACAGAGTTGATGTTCTCAACGAAAGATTAAGGGTTCATGGCATTTTAGAAGGTGATGATGATATATGCATTATGAAATTTGTAAAAAGAACTTCTCAAGTTGGACTGAATGATAAAATTATTACCTCTGGACTTGGTAATATTTATCCAAAAGGAATACCTGTTGGAAAAATTTCCCATATTGAACGTGAAAGTTATGGGATTACTCAATACATTGAAGTTAAACCATTTGTAAATTTTAGTGGATTAGAGGAAGTTGTCATTTTAATTCCTAAAACCAGGCCAGGGCTGGCACAAGAATGGGAAAACCTCGGAAAAACAAACTTACAGGATGAGAGTAAATGA